Proteins encoded together in one Coffea arabica cultivar ET-39 chromosome 2c, Coffea Arabica ET-39 HiFi, whole genome shotgun sequence window:
- the LOC140035839 gene encoding uncharacterized protein, translating into MVPSRVSREQRRIALRRKLHILRKLTNSKSVKKSSIIMDAFLYIYKLKLQLEAIRREYQNLINHIQEVKVEKFGTKFLVRVTCKKGKDLLVSIIEAFENLNLNIFQAKAACKHFFFMEAVVEDEDQVLDVKDVTEAVMTAIQKSSNDMAM; encoded by the exons atggtaCCATCAAGGGTTTCCAGGGAACAAAGGAGAATAGCCTTGAGGAGAAAGCTTCATATTCTGCGAAAACTTACCAACTCTAAATCG GTGAAAAAGAGCTCAATCATCATGGATGCTTTTCTCTACATCTACAAGCTCAAACTCCAACTAGAAGCTATCAGAAGAGAATACCAAAACCTCATCAATCATATCCAA GAAGTGAAAGTAGAGAAGTTTGGGACAAAGTTTTTGGTGAGAGTGACATGCAAGAAGGGAAAAGACTTGCTGGTTTCAATTATCGAAGCCTTTGAAAACCTaaatctcaatatttttcaagccAAGGCTGCGTGCAAACACTTCTTTTTCATGGAAGCAGTTGTTGAAGATGAAGATCAAGTTTTGGATGTGAAAGATGTAACTGAAGCTGTAATGACGGCCATTCAGAAGAGTAGCAATGATATGGCCATGTAA